GCGTTTTTACCGCGAGAGCGAAGCGATCAACGGCATGTTCAAGCCGCTTTATGCCGATCAAGGGCTTGAGTTGTTGAATATGTTCCCCGAAGGCGAAGTCGCCATGACGACCAAGGAACCGGTCAATACCTGCGCCGATCTGAACGAAGTTAAGTTCCGCGTCATGACCAACCCCTTGCTGGTTGAAAGCTACAAAGCCTTTGGCGCGACACCGACCCCCCTACCTTGGGGCGAAGTCTATGGCGGCTTGCAAACCAACATCATTCAAGGCCAAGAAAACCCAACATTCTTCCTGTATTCTACCAAGATTTTTGAAGTTACTGACTATATTACCTATGCTGGCCACAATAATTTCACCACGGCCGTTATGGCGAACAAAGACTTCTATGACGGTCTGAGTGCAGACGATCAGTTGGTCGTGCAGAGTGCCGCATCCGCTGCTTATGATCACACTGTGGTCTATCAAGCGCAAGCTGCCGATATCGAACTGGCTAAAATTATGGAAGCCAAGCCGGAAATGGTCGTCACGGTTTTGACCGAAGACGAGCGCAGCTGCTTTAAAGAGGCGGCCGTGCAAGTTGAAGCGGCCTTCATCGAAATGACCGGTGATAGCGGCGCTAAAATCCTGCAGCAGCTAAAAGACGATTTGGCCGCGACTGCGAACTAAGACGCGTCACGGACAAGACGTTACTGAGCGAGGGTCCTCTCGCTCAGTAACGCACATGCAATCAGGGGTAGCATGATGAGCGATCAACCAAAACGCGCAATGCACGAGTCCAGTTTGCCCGGATTTTTAGGGGTGATTGACAGTGCAATCAGCCGCACCGAGTCCTTCCTCCTCGCAACCGGCGTGCTGCTTATGGCGGCCAATACAATCGCCAATGTGGTCGGACGGTTCCTACTGGGGAATTCGATCTTTTTCTCCGAAGAGCTGAACCGGATACTGATTATCCTCATTACTTTCGCTGGCATCAGCTATGCGGCGCGCCATGGTCGCCACATTCGAATGTCCGCAATCTATGATGCATTGCCACCGCGCATGCGCAAAATTCTAATGGTGATTATCTCGCTGGTGACGGCGTTGTTTATGTATTTGCTGTGCTATTACGCCGTCAAATATATCGGCACACAGGCCTCGCGCGGGCGGATTCTTCCCTCGTTGCAAATTCCGGTCTGGGTCATTCTGGTCTGGGCGCCCGTGGGTTTTTTCATGACTGGCACCCAATACCTGCTGACAGCCATTAAAAATCTAACGTCAAAAGACATCTACCTCTCGACCTATGTGCTCGAGGGATATGACGAAGAAATCGAAATCTGAGGAGACCGCCAGATGGCCGCGACTATTTTCAGCGTCATGATCGTGCTATTATTGTTGGGTTTCCCGATGATGATCCCGCTGATCATTGGCGCGTTCATCGGGTTTCTGATGATGTTTGACGGCTTTGGGCAGATGGAAACCATGGTGCAGCAAATGCTGGCCGGTATCCGCCCCGCGTCCTTAATTGCCGTACCGATGTTTATTTTTGCCGCTGACATCATGACTCGCGGCCAATCTGCAGGGCGTTTGATTGATGTCGTTATGGCCTTTGTTGGCCACATCCGCGGCGGGCTGGCGATCTCGACGGCCGCCGCATGTACCATGTTTGGCGCAGTTTCAGGATCAACTCAGGCGACCGTCGTTGCCATTGGTTCGCCCCTACGGCCCCGTATGTTAGAAGCTGGTTACAAGGACAGTTTCGTGCTGGCTTTG
This Falsihalocynthiibacter arcticus DNA region includes the following protein-coding sequences:
- a CDS encoding TRAP transporter small permease translates to MMSDQPKRAMHESSLPGFLGVIDSAISRTESFLLATGVLLMAANTIANVVGRFLLGNSIFFSEELNRILIILITFAGISYAARHGRHIRMSAIYDALPPRMRKILMVIISLVTALFMYLLCYYAVKYIGTQASRGRILPSLQIPVWVILVWAPVGFFMTGTQYLLTAIKNLTSKDIYLSTYVLEGYDEEIEI
- the dctP gene encoding TRAP transporter substrate-binding protein DctP: MTQSAKFALKACVAASLTLAAPSGVLAETWRYAFEESMADVQGVYAQKFKDEIEANSDHEVQLFPYGTLGESADIMEQTQDGILQFVDQSPGFTGSLIPEAQVFFVPYLLPTDQEHLARFYRESEAINGMFKPLYADQGLELLNMFPEGEVAMTTKEPVNTCADLNEVKFRVMTNPLLVESYKAFGATPTPLPWGEVYGGLQTNIIQGQENPTFFLYSTKIFEVTDYITYAGHNNFTTAVMANKDFYDGLSADDQLVVQSAASAAYDHTVVYQAQAADIELAKIMEAKPEMVVTVLTEDERSCFKEAAVQVEAAFIEMTGDSGAKILQQLKDDLAATAN